A single genomic interval of Lathyrus oleraceus cultivar Zhongwan6 chromosome 7, CAAS_Psat_ZW6_1.0, whole genome shotgun sequence harbors:
- the LOC127105022 gene encoding protein phosphatase 1 regulatory inhibitor subunit PPP1R7 homolog produces the protein MEEAVGMESSTATDLDELDPSSTFLDLTSYQLHDLDSVEFPPNLTELDLTANRLSNLDPRIGQLSDLKKLSLRQNLITDAAVDPLSSWNALSSLEELVFRDNQLKNVPDVSIFKRLLVFDVSFNEIASLHGVSRVCNTLKELYVSKNEVTKIEEIDHFHELQILELGSNKLRVMENLQNLVNLQELWLGRNRIKVVNLCGLKCIKKISLQSNRLTSMIGFEGCVALEELYLSHNGITKMEGLSSLVNLRLLDVSSNKLTSVDDIQNLTQLEDLWLNDNKIESLEGFAEAVSGSREKLTTIYLENNPCAKLPKYTAILREIFPNVQQIDSDVFS, from the exons ATGGAGGAAGCAGTGGGAATGGAATCATCAACGGCCACAGATCTCGACGAACTTGATCCTTCATCAACATTCTTAGATCTCACGAGTTACCAGCTTCACGACCTTGACTCAGTCGAGTTTCCTCCTAACCTCACCGAGTTAGACCTCACCGCGAATCGTTTATCTAACCTAGACCCTCGCATAGGCCAATTATCCGATCTCAAAAAGCTCTCTCTCCGTCAAAACCTAATCACCGACGCCGCCGTTGATCCTCTCTCTTCCTGGAACGCCCTCTCCTCTCTCGAG GAGTTGGTGTTTCGTGATAATCAGTTAAAGAATGTTCCTGATGTAAGCATATTTAAGAGGCTTTTGGTTTTTGATGTTTCTTTCAACGAAATTGCGTCGTTACATGGTGTGTCTAGGGTTTGTAATACTTTGAAGGAACTGTATGTATCCAAAAATGAAGTTACTAAAATCGAGGAGATCGATCATTTTCATGAGTTGCAGATTTTGGAACTCGGCTCCAACAAATTACGG GTGATGGAGAATTTGCAGAACCTTGTGAATTTGCAGGAGCTGTGGCTTGGGCGTAATCGGATTAAAGTTGTGAATCTATGTGGTTTGAAATGCATTAAGAAGATTAGTTTGCAAAGCAATCGTCTTACTTCGATGATTGGATTTGAG GGTTGCGTAGCTCTAGAAGAACTATACTTGAGCCACAATGGTATCACAAAAATGGAAGGCTTGTCGTCTTTAGTCAATCTCCGGCTTTTAGATGTATCATCAAATAAGCTAACCTCTGTGGATGACATTCAGAACCTGACACA ATTAGAAGATTTGTGGCTTAATGACAACAAAATAGAATCACTTGAAGGATTTGCTGAGGCTGTCTCCGGGTCAAGAGAGAAGCTTACCACAATCTACCTAGAAAATAACCCTTGT GCCAAGTTACCCAAGTACACTGCCATTCTAAGGGAAATCTTCCCCAACGTACAACAAATTGATTCTGATGTATTTTCTTAA